A region from the Martelella sp. AD-3 genome encodes:
- a CDS encoding antitoxin VbhA family protein: MASTLEKARISDAEMKKRRRLVNSADHSNAMEGLKRDPATDHIFKAFIRGEIEATDIVPMLKEFRAANG, translated from the coding sequence ATGGCGAGCACCCTTGAGAAAGCGCGCATCTCCGATGCCGAGATGAAAAAGCGGCGCCGGCTGGTCAACAGCGCCGATCACTCCAATGCCATGGAAGGCCTGAAGCGCGATCCTGCCACCGATCACATTTTCAAGGCTTTCATTCGCGGCGAGATCGAGGCCACCGATATCGTTCCGATGCTGAAAGAGTTTCGCGCCGCCAACGGATGA
- the arsC gene encoding arsenate reductase (glutaredoxin) (This arsenate reductase requires both glutathione and glutaredoxin to convert arsenate to arsenite, after which the efflux transporter formed by ArsA and ArsB can extrude the arsenite from the cell, providing resistance.), with translation MKAIIFHNPACGTSRNTLAMIEASGETPTVIEYLKTPPSRERLIELISMMAITPRELLRRKGTPFEELNLDDPTLSDDQLIDAMMAHPILINRPIVVTEKGARLCRPSERVLELLANPVAVFTKEDGDVLRFGGATQ, from the coding sequence TTGAAAGCGATAATCTTTCACAATCCGGCATGCGGAACCTCCCGAAATACCCTAGCGATGATCGAGGCGTCGGGCGAAACCCCGACCGTGATAGAATACCTAAAGACCCCACCCAGTCGTGAACGGCTGATCGAGCTGATTTCGATGATGGCCATCACGCCAAGAGAGTTGCTGCGCCGCAAGGGAACGCCTTTTGAGGAACTCAATCTTGATGATCCGACGCTGAGTGATGATCAACTGATCGATGCAATGATGGCGCACCCGATCCTGATCAATCGTCCAATTGTGGTGACAGAAAAAGGTGCGCGGTTATGCCGGCCTTCAGAGCGGGTCCTTGAACTGCTGGCAAACCCGGTGGCGGTGTTTACCAAGGAAGACGGCGATGTGTTACGCTTCGGCGGGGCAACTCAATGA
- a CDS encoding DUF736 family protein, with protein sequence MADLINFIRFNDNGTLEGNIAALDFDFDITGEELNSTNPKAPVYRLYGVSPRGRKVEVGGIWRQTNQNGEEYLQLTAATPSRAFRANLGKFPGQDDDDLMTVIPWS encoded by the coding sequence ATGGCAGACCTGATCAACTTCATCCGCTTCAACGACAACGGCACTTTGGAAGGCAACATCGCCGCACTGGACTTCGACTTCGACATCACTGGCGAAGAGCTCAACAGCACGAACCCGAAAGCGCCTGTCTACCGCCTGTATGGCGTGTCCCCGCGAGGCCGAAAGGTCGAGGTTGGCGGCATCTGGCGTCAGACGAACCAGAACGGCGAAGAGTATCTGCAGCTGACCGCGGCAACCCCGAGCCGGGCGTTCCGTGCGAACCTCGGCAAGTTTCCCGGCCAGGACGATGATGATCTGATGACCGTGATCCCCTGGAGCTAA
- a CDS encoding Fic family protein — protein sequence MTNYAYENGTLKNIDGLTDPDKLSAVEAERVAGRLIELRLGGGPQPTFDARHLRALHHHLFQDVYEWAGRTRDERVQLSDGTVATMPAMQKIDGEQFAIGPAIPSALDRFSEDLRGQDLLRDLDRETFADQAAVYFNRLNSIHPFREGNGRTQREFMTALAKNAGHELNFDVVSAERMAQASIAGHERGDVDAFKRLFREISDPERVQALEKAQKFLTSQGFDWQNRYMATTEPGRRYDGVLVGVGGSDFMMHDKQNILVGKTKDLPRPLPEQGQHVTFETPQKTRANARKGRGRDDDFGHGRG from the coding sequence ATGACGAACTACGCTTACGAAAACGGCACCCTCAAGAACATCGATGGCTTAACCGATCCCGACAAACTCTCTGCCGTTGAGGCTGAACGTGTTGCCGGCCGTCTCATCGAACTGCGTCTTGGGGGCGGGCCGCAGCCGACCTTCGACGCTCGGCACCTGAGAGCGCTTCACCATCATCTTTTCCAGGACGTCTATGAATGGGCCGGGCGAACCCGCGATGAGCGGGTTCAGCTTTCTGACGGCACGGTCGCGACCATGCCGGCCATGCAGAAGATCGACGGCGAGCAATTCGCGATCGGCCCGGCCATTCCCAGCGCGCTGGACCGATTTTCCGAGGACCTGCGCGGTCAAGACCTCCTGCGCGATCTCGACCGGGAGACGTTTGCCGATCAGGCCGCAGTTTACTTCAATCGGCTCAACTCGATCCATCCGTTTCGCGAAGGCAATGGCCGGACGCAGAGGGAGTTCATGACTGCGCTGGCGAAGAACGCCGGTCACGAGCTTAACTTTGATGTCGTGTCGGCCGAACGCATGGCGCAGGCCAGTATTGCCGGTCATGAACGCGGCGATGTCGATGCCTTCAAGCGCCTGTTCCGCGAGATCTCTGATCCCGAACGCGTGCAGGCGTTGGAGAAGGCACAGAAATTTCTGACCTCGCAAGGCTTTGATTGGCAAAATCGCTATATGGCAACGACCGAGCCTGGCCGTCGCTATGATGGCGTCCTGGTCGGGGTTGGCGGGTCAGATTTCATGATGCACGACAAGCAGAATATTCTCGTCGGCAAGACAAAGGACCTGCCAAGGCCTTTGCCCGAACAAGGGCAGCATGTGACGTTCGAAACGCCACAGAAGACCCGCGCGAACGCCCGAAAGGGTAGGGGGCGTGACGACGACTTTGGGCACGGCCGCGGCTAA
- a CDS encoding helix-turn-helix transcriptional regulator, producing MEISIVTASFSALSQETRLEAFRLLVRHEPDGLPAGEIARQLSVPHNTMSAHLAVLSRAGWVISRRQSRSIIYRANLEHMQETLRFLVRDCCAGHPEVCEPFSAALSEGGLNDKRRSENA from the coding sequence ATGGAAATAAGCATCGTCACCGCGAGTTTTAGCGCGCTTTCCCAAGAGACCCGTCTTGAGGCGTTTCGTCTCCTTGTTCGCCATGAACCCGACGGGCTCCCTGCCGGGGAGATCGCACGTCAATTATCTGTACCGCACAACACCATGTCGGCACATCTTGCGGTGCTTTCACGGGCAGGATGGGTGATATCGCGCCGACAGAGCCGCTCAATCATCTATCGCGCCAATCTCGAGCACATGCAGGAAACTCTGCGTTTTCTGGTTCGCGACTGCTGCGCTGGCCACCCAGAAGTTTGCGAGCCGTTTTCGGCGGCTCTGAGTGAAGGTGGCCTCAACGACAAAAGAAGGAGCGAGAACGCTTGA
- the arsH gene encoding arsenical resistance protein ArsH translates to MSGTERLDDLPNIDPDKLRPIDVDLLAGPDAPRHPPRILVLYGSLRERSFSRLASEEAMRLLRWYGCEVRTFKPSGLPLPDDADSGHPKVQELRDLAQWSEGMLWVSPERHGAMTGIMKTQIDWIPLSLGGIRPTQGKTLAVMEVSGGSQSFNAVNQMRILGRWMRMITIPNQSSVPKAFTEFDEAGRMKPSPLYMRIVDVCEELVKFTWLTRGRSAYLTDRYSERVESAEELSRRVNQNTH, encoded by the coding sequence ATGAGCGGGACTGAACGCCTCGATGACCTGCCGAATATCGATCCGGACAAGTTACGTCCAATTGACGTCGATTTGCTGGCGGGGCCGGATGCGCCGCGCCATCCCCCCAGGATTCTGGTGCTCTACGGCTCGTTGCGCGAGCGCTCCTTTTCACGCCTGGCCTCCGAAGAGGCGATGAGACTATTGCGCTGGTACGGCTGCGAAGTGCGCACTTTCAAACCGTCGGGTCTACCTCTGCCTGACGATGCGGATTCCGGCCACCCGAAAGTCCAGGAGTTGCGCGACCTCGCCCAATGGTCCGAGGGCATGCTGTGGGTCAGCCCCGAGCGGCATGGCGCGATGACCGGCATCATGAAGACGCAGATCGACTGGATACCGCTATCGCTGGGCGGTATCCGGCCCACCCAGGGCAAGACACTGGCGGTCATGGAGGTTTCGGGCGGCAGCCAGAGCTTCAATGCCGTCAACCAGATGCGAATCCTCGGGCGCTGGATGCGTATGATCACCATCCCCAATCAATCATCCGTACCCAAGGCCTTCACCGAGTTTGACGAAGCCGGGCGCATGAAGCCTTCACCCCTCTACATGCGTATCGTCGATGTGTGTGAGGAACTTGTGAAGTTCACCTGGCTGACGCGCGGCAGGTCTGCCTATCTCACTGACCGTTATTCAGAGCGCGTCGAGAGTGCTGAGGAGCTCTCTCGACGCGTCAACCAGAACACGCACTGA